The following proteins are encoded in a genomic region of Triticum dicoccoides isolate Atlit2015 ecotype Zavitan chromosome 1B, WEW_v2.0, whole genome shotgun sequence:
- the LOC119317231 gene encoding phospholipase D alpha 2-like codes for MAHLRLHGTIDATIVGADNLHDRSRHTGKVPGFLGNIVQGVQETTGLGKGLPRMYAAIFLGSACIARTRTITVPAAGSARWNEPLRAYCAHHAADVVISVMIEQLGLNGDTVLGRAYLPARELLNEDTSIDRWFDVLGAKREKLPDGPKIQVQISFRDVADQGLAWGGGVAGGGRFGVPRTFFSQRPGCRVTLYQDAHASEEFEPKIELDGGGLYKPGHCWEDLYDAISNARHLVYITGWSVFPHITLLRERDGKQETLGELLKRKAGEGVQVLMLVWNDVSSIDGLLAGLMDTRDEQTANYFGGSRVQCVLCPRNMHVRGHIFDAKTDTFVYSHHQKAIVVDQELPPSSSDSDSDGRRQIVSFLGGLDVCHGRYDTQSHSLFRTLGTGQPHGDDFSQVNFSDEDATLGKGGPREPWHDIHAKVEGPVAWDVLRNFEQRWRKQGGDKDHLVDHAALEAKVAPSSWAVTLPDDQEAWNVQLFRSIDNIDTVGFPDSMEATFKAGLLQDKHRVYERSIQDAYIHAIRAAKSFIYIENQYFIGSSFQWKSHDGIDPGDVGACQLIPRELSLKIVRKIEDGERFTVYIVVPMWSEGSPTGRYRQAMLDNQRRTMALMYDDIAVALQAKRIDANPRDYLTFFCLGNREASNPEGGEYQPPQRPRDGTDYARAQMARRFMIYVHSKMMIVDDEYIIVGSANLNERSMAGYRDTEIAIGAYQPHRINTGAELAKGHVHGFRMSLWHEHLGKTHDDFLHPGSLECVQRVNKMADEYWSLYVGDQLKDDLPGHLLTYPVAVDKAGTVSALTGFEFFPDTEARVLGEPTGIKDYFLST; via the exons ATGGCGCATCTGCGGCTCCATGGCACCATCGATGCTACCATCGTGGGGGCCGACAACCTCCATGATCGCTCGCGCCACACCGGCAAGGTCCCCGGTTTCCTCGGCAAT ATTGTGCAAGGTGTCCAGGAGACGACGGGTTTGGGCAAGGGCCTACCGCGGATGTACGCGGCCATCTTCCTCGGCAGCGCATGCATCGCCCGGACGCGTACCATCACCGTCCCTGCAGCCGGAAGCGCGCGATGGAACGAGCCGCTCCGCGCCTACTGCGCCCACCACGCGGCCGACGTGGTCATCTCCGTCATGATCGAGCAGCTCGGCCTCAACGGCGACACGGTCCTCGGCCGCGCCTACCTGCCCGCCCGGGAGCTCCTCAACGAGGACACATCAATCGACCGCTGGTTCGATGTCCTTGGCGCCAAGAGGGAGAAGCTCCCGGATGGGCCCAAGATACAGGTGCAGATCAGCTTCCGCGACGTCGCCGACCAAGGCCTGGCGTGGGGCGGTGGCGTCGCCGGCGGCGGCAGATTCGGGGTGCCCCGCACCTTCTTCTCCCAGAGGCCGGGGTGCAGGGTCACCCTGTACCAGGACGCGCACGCGTCTGAGGAGTTCGAGCCCAAGATCGAGCTCGACGGCGGCGGGCTGTACAAGCCTGGGCACTGCTGGGAGGACCTGTACGACGCCATCAGCAACGCACGGCACCTGGTGTACATCACCGGCTGGTCGGTGTTCCCCCACATCACGCTCCTGCGGGAGCGGGACGGCAAGCAGGAAACTCTCGGCGAGCTCCTGAAGCGCAAGGCCGGCGAGGGCGTGCAGGTGCTCATGCTGGTGTGGAACGACGTCTCCTCCATTGATGGCTTGCTCGCCGGCCTCATGGACACGAGGGACGAGCAGACGGCCAactacttcggcggcagccgcgtgCAGTGCGTCCTCTGCCCGAGGAACATGCACGTCAGAGGCCACATCTTCGACGCCAAGACGGACACATTCGTTTACAGCCACCACCAGAAGGCCATCGTCGTTGACCAGGAGCTGCCGCCTTCGTCGTCGGACTCGGACTCGGACGGGCGCCGCCagatcgtcagcttcctcggcggcctCGACGTGTGCCATGGACGCTACGACACGCAGTCCCACTCCCTGTTCAGGACGCTGGGCACGGGGCAGCCGCACGGCGACGACTTCAGCCAAGTCAACTTCAGCGACGaggacgccacgctcggcaagggCGGGCCCAGGGAGCCATGGCACGACATCCACGCCAAGGTCGAGGGCCCCGTCGCGTGGGACGTGCTCCGCAACTTCGAGCAGCGGTGGAGGAAACAAGGTGGCGATAAGGACCACCTAGTCGACCACGCAGCCCTCGAGGCCAAGGTCGCGCCGTCCTCGTGGGCGGTGACGCTCCCCGACGACCAGGAGGCGTGGAATGTGCAGCTCTTCCGGTCCATCGACAACATCGACACCGTGGGCTTCCCCGACTCCATGGAGGCCACCTTCAAGGCCGGTCTCCTCCAAGACAAGCACCGGGTGTACGAGAGGAGCATCCAGGACGCGTACATCCACGCCATACGCGCCGCCAAGAGCTTCATCTACATCGAGAACCAGTACTTCATCGGCAGCTCCTTCCAGTGGAAGTCCCACGACGGTATAGACCCGGGGGACGTCGGGGCGTGCCAGCTGATCCCCAGAGAGCTCTCGCTCAAGATCGTGAGGAAGATCGAGGACGGCGAACGCTTCACGGTCTACATCGTGGTGCCCATGTGGTCCGAAGGCTCCCCTACGGGCCGATACAGGCAGGCGATGCTGGACAACCAGAGGAGGACCATGGCGTTGATGTACGACGACATCGCCGTTGCGCTGCAGGCCAAGAGGATAGACGCCAACCCCAGGGACTACCTTACCTTCTTCTGCTTAGGGAACCGGGAGGCCAGCAACCCAGAGGGCGGCGAGTACCAGCCTCCGCAGCGCCCACGGGACGGGACGGACTATGCCAGGGCGCAGATGGCACGCCGGTTCATGATCTACGTTCACTCCAAGATGATGATAG TTGACGACGAGTACATCATCGTCGGATCTGCCAACCTCAACGAGCGGTCCATGGCGGGGTACAGGGACACCGAGATCGCTATTGGCGCGTACCAGCCGCACCGCATCAACACCGGCGCCGAGCTCGCCAAGGGGCACGTCCATGGCTTCCGGATGTCGCTGTGGCACGAGCACCTCGGCAAGACGCACGACGACTTCCTCCACCCGGGGAGCCTAGAGTGCGTGCAGAGGGTCAACAAGATGGCCGATGAGTACTGGAGCCTCTACGTCGGCGACCAGCTCAAGGACGACCTCCCAGGCCACCTGCTCACCTACCCCGTCGCCGTAGACAAGGCCGGCACGGTCTCGGCGCTCACGGGATTTGAATTCTTCCCTGACACAGAGGCTCGCGTGCTTGGTGAGCCAACAGGAATAAAAGATTATTTTCTGAGCACATAG